The Burkholderia cepacia genome includes a region encoding these proteins:
- a CDS encoding MFS transporter: MSSVAPDHPTDAASPHYSRSLLLLLATIAGVSVANIYYNQPLLDSFRSAFPDGASWIGAVPTATQLGYAAGMFLLAPLGDRFDRRRLILMQIAGLSVALIVAAAAPSLAVLAVASLAIGILATIAQQAVPFAAEIAPPAERGHAVGTVMSGLLLGILLARTAAGFVAEYFGWRAVFAASVAALVALAAVIVLRLPRSSPTSTLSYGKLLGSMWHLAVELRGLREASLTGAALFAAFSAFWPVLTLLLAGAPFHLGPQAAGLFGIVGAAGALAAPYAGRFADKRGPRAIISLAIALLALSFVIFALSGSSLVGLVIGVIVLDVGVQAAQISNQSRIYALKPEARSRVNTVYMVCYFIGGALGSSAGVAAWHAFGWIGLCATGLVFTALAGASHHRGGKRGG, translated from the coding sequence ATGTCTTCCGTAGCCCCCGACCATCCGACCGACGCCGCCTCGCCCCACTATTCGCGCAGCCTGCTGTTGCTGCTCGCGACGATCGCGGGCGTATCCGTCGCGAACATCTACTACAACCAGCCGCTGCTCGACAGCTTCCGCTCCGCGTTTCCCGACGGCGCTTCGTGGATCGGCGCGGTGCCGACCGCGACGCAGCTCGGCTATGCGGCCGGCATGTTCCTGCTCGCGCCGCTCGGCGACCGCTTCGACCGCCGCCGGCTGATCCTGATGCAGATCGCCGGCCTGTCGGTCGCGCTGATCGTCGCGGCCGCCGCGCCGTCGCTGGCCGTGCTTGCCGTCGCGAGCCTCGCGATCGGCATCCTCGCGACGATCGCGCAACAGGCCGTGCCGTTCGCCGCCGAGATCGCGCCGCCGGCCGAACGCGGGCACGCGGTCGGCACCGTGATGAGCGGCCTGCTGCTCGGGATCCTGCTCGCGCGCACCGCCGCCGGTTTCGTCGCCGAATATTTCGGCTGGCGCGCGGTGTTCGCCGCGTCGGTCGCGGCGCTCGTCGCGCTCGCCGCCGTGATCGTGCTGCGGCTGCCGCGCAGTTCGCCGACGTCGACGCTGTCGTACGGCAAGCTGCTCGGCTCGATGTGGCATCTGGCGGTCGAACTGCGCGGGCTGCGCGAAGCGTCCCTGACGGGCGCCGCGCTGTTCGCGGCATTCAGCGCGTTCTGGCCCGTGCTCACGCTGCTGCTCGCCGGCGCGCCGTTCCATCTCGGCCCGCAGGCAGCCGGCCTGTTCGGGATCGTCGGGGCGGCGGGCGCGCTCGCGGCGCCCTACGCGGGCCGCTTCGCGGACAAGCGCGGCCCGCGCGCGATCATCTCGCTCGCGATCGCGCTGCTCGCGCTGTCGTTCGTGATCTTCGCGCTGTCGGGCTCGAGCCTCGTCGGGCTCGTGATCGGCGTGATCGTGCTGGACGTCGGCGTGCAGGCCGCGCAGATCTCGAACCAGTCGCGCATCTATGCGCTGAAGCCCGAGGCGCGCAGCCGCGTGAACACGGTGTACATGGTGTGCTATTTCATCGGCGGCGCGCTCGGCTCGTCGGCCGGTGTGGCCGCATGGCACGCGTTCGGCTGGATCGGCCTGTGCGCGACCGGGCTGGTGTTCACCGCGCTGGCCGGCGCGAGCCATCATCGGGGCGGCAAGCGCGGCGGCTAA
- a CDS encoding phosphodiesterase: protein MLLAQISDLHIKRPGQLAYRRVDTAAALARCIDRLNALVPRPDAVLVTGDLVDFGRDDEYAQLRDLLAPLEIPYYLMIGNHDDRAGLRRAFADRAELQEGEFVQYAFDVGAVRVLALDSQVPGASHGDLCDARLAWLAAQLDAARDRPVIVALHHPPFSAGIGHMDKLRLAPAAAAKLDALLRAHPNVERVLCGHVHRTMFTRFGGTLAAAVPSPAHQVAFDLRTDAPSAFRLEPPAFAVHRHTPDAGVITHHVYVDEGAGPYPFYEPTGELVD from the coding sequence ATGCTGCTTGCTCAAATCAGCGATCTCCACATCAAGCGTCCGGGCCAGCTCGCGTACCGGCGCGTCGACACGGCGGCCGCGCTCGCGCGCTGCATCGACAGACTGAACGCGCTCGTGCCGCGCCCCGACGCCGTGCTCGTCACCGGCGACCTCGTCGATTTCGGCCGCGACGACGAATACGCGCAGTTGCGCGACCTGCTCGCACCGCTCGAGATTCCGTACTACCTGATGATCGGCAATCACGACGACCGCGCCGGGCTGCGCCGCGCGTTTGCCGATCGCGCCGAGCTGCAGGAGGGCGAATTCGTGCAGTACGCGTTCGACGTCGGCGCGGTGCGCGTGCTCGCGCTCGATTCGCAGGTGCCCGGTGCAAGCCACGGCGACCTGTGCGACGCCCGGCTCGCATGGCTCGCCGCGCAGCTCGACGCCGCGCGCGACCGGCCCGTGATCGTCGCGCTGCATCACCCGCCGTTCTCGGCGGGGATCGGCCACATGGACAAGCTGCGCCTCGCGCCCGCCGCCGCCGCGAAACTCGACGCGCTGCTGCGCGCGCATCCGAACGTCGAGCGCGTACTGTGCGGCCACGTGCATCGCACGATGTTCACGCGCTTCGGCGGCACGCTCGCGGCCGCGGTGCCGTCGCCCGCGCATCAGGTCGCCTTCGACCTGCGGACCGACGCGCCGTCCGCATTCCGGCTCGAGCCGCCGGCGTTCGCCGTGCATCGCCATACGCCGGATGCCGGCGTGATCACGCATCACGTATATGTCGATGAAGGCGCCGGGCCTTATCCGTTCTACGAGCCGACGGGCGAGCTGGTCGACTGA
- a CDS encoding ABC transporter ATP-binding protein: MKLDSIPITLTRCAKTFRGTRVLEPLDLSIGAGETLVLLGPSGCGKTTTLRLIAGLDTPDAGGAILFGGDDVTRLPIERRQVGMVFQNYALFPNLTVRGNVGYGLRIRKTEPRVLRERVDDLLAMMRLDAHAEKPVDQLSGGQRQRVALARALAVRPRVLLLDEPLTALDAKLRDALRREMNALLRELGVTTVYVTHDQAEAMELGDRIVVMGAGRIEQIGTPRDIYYRPANRAVAQFIGTLNRIAGEWKNGALVTTGGALATPHAADEWFFRPEDAQLADPAHAPLRGAVGACAFLGERTRLTIEHAAPDALVIDVPGRIELARGTAVGIAIAADGLIALGA, encoded by the coding sequence ATGAAACTCGATTCGATCCCGATCACCCTGACCCGCTGCGCGAAGACCTTCCGCGGCACCCGCGTGCTCGAGCCGCTCGACCTGTCGATCGGCGCGGGCGAGACGCTCGTCCTGCTCGGGCCCTCCGGTTGCGGCAAGACCACGACGCTGCGCCTGATCGCCGGCCTCGACACGCCGGACGCGGGCGGCGCGATCCTGTTCGGCGGCGACGACGTCACCCGGCTGCCGATCGAGCGCCGCCAGGTCGGCATGGTGTTCCAGAACTACGCGCTGTTTCCGAACCTGACGGTGCGCGGCAACGTCGGCTACGGACTCAGGATTCGCAAGACCGAGCCGCGCGTGCTGCGCGAGCGCGTCGACGACCTGCTCGCGATGATGCGGCTCGACGCGCACGCGGAGAAGCCGGTCGACCAGCTGTCGGGCGGCCAGCGCCAGCGCGTCGCGCTGGCCCGCGCGCTGGCAGTGCGGCCGCGCGTGCTGCTGCTCGACGAGCCGCTGACCGCGCTCGATGCGAAGCTGCGCGACGCGCTGCGCCGCGAGATGAACGCGCTGCTGCGCGAGCTGGGCGTGACGACCGTCTACGTGACGCACGACCAGGCCGAAGCGATGGAGCTCGGCGACCGGATCGTCGTGATGGGCGCGGGCCGCATCGAGCAGATCGGCACGCCGCGCGACATCTACTACCGGCCCGCGAACCGCGCGGTCGCGCAGTTCATCGGCACGCTGAACCGTATTGCGGGAGAATGGAAAAATGGTGCGCTCGTGACCACGGGCGGCGCGCTCGCCACGCCGCACGCGGCCGACGAATGGTTCTTCCGCCCCGAGGATGCGCAACTCGCCGATCCCGCGCATGCGCCGCTGCGCGGCGCGGTCGGCGCATGCGCGTTCCTCGGCGAGCGCACGCGGCTCACGATCGAGCACGCGGCCCCCGATGCCCTCGTGATCGACGTGCCGGGCCGCATCGAGCTTGCGCGCGGCACGGCCGTCGGCATCGCGATCGCGGCCGACGGGCTGATCGCGCTAGGCGCGTGA
- a CDS encoding ABC transporter permease: MHSLSDSSAPSPAPTRANGAARRAPRVSGARAIAALQWLVTLLLGAFLIVPVVMSVLAGLTVNYFRGLSSGLTLRWLEQVWQQYHGSVVLSLVVAFATLAIVLAVGVPAGYALARSKGRFARVIEEALVLPVALPGLASALALLVVYGGFTAFRMSLWFIVAGHVVFTLPFMVRAVAAVAAGADLRTLEEGAASLGASFVTRFVTIVLPNLRPGIVAGALAVLTLSIGEFNLTWMLHTPDTKTLPVGLADTYASLRLEIGSAYTILFLLMTLPLLVAMQWLGVDPSGTRAVKRAKR; the protein is encoded by the coding sequence ATGCATTCGCTTTCCGATTCCTCCGCACCGTCGCCCGCCCCCACCCGCGCGAACGGCGCCGCGCGGCGCGCGCCGCGCGTGTCCGGCGCACGCGCGATCGCCGCGCTGCAATGGCTCGTCACGCTGCTGCTGGGCGCATTCCTGATCGTCCCCGTCGTGATGTCGGTGCTCGCGGGGCTGACCGTGAACTACTTCCGCGGCCTGTCGAGCGGCCTCACGCTGCGCTGGCTCGAACAGGTGTGGCAGCAGTATCACGGGTCGGTCGTGCTGTCGCTCGTCGTCGCGTTCGCGACGCTCGCGATCGTGCTCGCCGTCGGCGTGCCGGCCGGCTACGCGCTCGCGCGCAGCAAGGGCCGCTTCGCGCGCGTGATCGAGGAAGCGCTCGTGCTGCCGGTCGCGCTGCCGGGGCTCGCGTCCGCGCTCGCGCTGCTCGTCGTCTACGGCGGCTTCACCGCGTTCCGGATGAGCCTGTGGTTCATCGTCGCCGGCCACGTCGTGTTCACGCTGCCATTCATGGTGCGCGCGGTCGCGGCCGTCGCGGCGGGCGCCGACCTGCGCACGCTCGAGGAAGGCGCGGCGAGTCTCGGCGCGTCGTTCGTCACGCGCTTCGTCACGATCGTGCTGCCGAACCTGCGGCCCGGCATCGTCGCGGGCGCGCTCGCGGTGCTCACGCTGTCGATCGGCGAGTTCAACCTCACGTGGATGCTGCACACGCCCGATACCAAGACGCTGCCGGTCGGGCTCGCCGACACCTACGCGTCGCTGCGCCTCGAAATCGGCAGCGCGTACACGATCCTGTTCCTGCTGATGACGCTGCCGCTCCTCGTCGCGATGCAGTGGCTCGGCGTCGATCCGTCCGGCACGCGCGCGGTCAAGCGCGCGAAACGTTGA
- a CDS encoding ABC transporter permease, whose protein sequence is MLDLTFPLRWRVALVAPALAVFAAFWLLPMASLAQVSANGAFFTQYAALLGNARYMRSLGETVALSAAVTLATLALSTIVGLLLARREFAGKRVLLALLTFPLAFPGVVVGFMVIMLAGRQGLIGMLSAKLTGDKWVFAYSVAGLFVGYLYFSIPRVIVTVIAAASKLDPSLEEAARSLGASPWRILCDIVLPALAPGLIAAGAICFATAMGAFGTAFTLATDLNVLPMTIYTEFTLNANIATAAGLSIVLGVVTWAVLALARQFTGHTAAAAA, encoded by the coding sequence ATGCTCGACCTGACTTTCCCGCTGCGCTGGCGCGTCGCGCTCGTCGCGCCGGCGCTGGCGGTGTTCGCCGCGTTCTGGCTGCTGCCGATGGCGTCGCTCGCGCAGGTGTCGGCCAACGGCGCGTTCTTCACGCAATACGCGGCGCTGCTCGGCAACGCGCGCTACATGAGGAGTCTCGGCGAGACGGTCGCGCTGTCGGCGGCCGTCACGCTCGCGACGCTCGCGCTGTCGACGATCGTAGGCCTCTTGCTCGCGCGCCGCGAGTTCGCCGGCAAGCGCGTGCTGCTCGCGCTGCTCACCTTCCCGCTCGCGTTTCCGGGCGTCGTGGTCGGCTTCATGGTGATCATGCTCGCCGGCCGGCAGGGGCTGATCGGCATGCTGTCCGCGAAGCTCACCGGCGACAAGTGGGTGTTCGCGTACTCGGTCGCCGGCCTGTTCGTCGGCTACCTGTACTTCTCGATTCCGCGCGTGATCGTCACCGTGATCGCCGCGGCGTCGAAGCTCGATCCGTCGCTCGAGGAAGCGGCGCGCTCGCTCGGCGCGTCGCCGTGGCGCATCCTGTGCGACATCGTGCTGCCGGCGCTCGCGCCGGGCCTGATCGCGGCCGGCGCGATCTGCTTCGCGACCGCGATGGGCGCGTTCGGCACGGCGTTCACGCTCGCCACCGACCTGAACGTGCTGCCGATGACGATCTATACCGAGTTCACGCTGAACGCGAACATCGCGACGGCGGCCGGCCTGTCGATCGTGCTCGGCGTCGTCACGTGGGCCGTGCTCGCGCTCGCGCGCCAGTTCACCGGCCACACCGCGGCCGCGGCCGCCTGA
- a CDS encoding ABC transporter substrate-binding protein — protein sequence MTFRLTSLLRALIKPLAPLACAALIAGAPAAHADETAICYNCPPEWADWAAQIAAIKQKTGIRVPFDNKNSGQSIAQLIAEQKSPVADVVYLGVSSAFQAKDKGVIAPYKPAHWNDIPANLKDPQGYWFAIHSGTLGFFVNKDALDGKPVPRSWADLLKPEYKGMVGYLDPSSAFVGYAGAVAVNQALGGSLDNFKPALDWFRKLKANAPIVPKQTAYARVLSGEIPILLDYDFDAYRAKYKDHANVEFVIPQEGTIAVPYVMSLVKGAPHDANGRKVLDFVLSDEGQKLWANAYLRPVRAQAMSADVASKFLPASDYARAKAVDFGKMAAGQQAFGQQYLQVMQ from the coding sequence GTGACATTTCGACTGACGTCCCTGCTGCGCGCGCTGATCAAACCGCTTGCGCCGCTCGCCTGCGCCGCGCTCATCGCCGGCGCGCCCGCCGCCCACGCCGACGAAACGGCGATCTGCTACAACTGCCCGCCCGAATGGGCCGACTGGGCCGCGCAGATCGCGGCGATCAAGCAGAAGACCGGCATCCGCGTGCCGTTCGACAACAAGAACTCGGGCCAGTCGATCGCGCAGCTGATCGCCGAGCAGAAGAGCCCGGTCGCCGACGTCGTCTACCTCGGCGTGTCGTCGGCGTTCCAGGCGAAGGACAAGGGCGTGATCGCGCCGTACAAGCCCGCGCACTGGAACGACATTCCCGCGAACCTGAAGGACCCGCAAGGCTACTGGTTCGCGATCCACTCGGGCACGCTCGGCTTCTTCGTGAACAAGGACGCGCTCGACGGCAAGCCGGTGCCGCGCTCGTGGGCCGACCTGCTGAAGCCGGAATACAAGGGCATGGTCGGCTATCTCGATCCGTCGAGTGCGTTCGTCGGCTACGCGGGCGCAGTCGCCGTCAACCAGGCGCTCGGCGGCAGCCTCGACAACTTCAAGCCGGCGCTCGACTGGTTCAGGAAGCTGAAGGCGAACGCGCCGATCGTACCGAAGCAGACCGCGTACGCGCGCGTGCTGTCGGGCGAGATCCCGATCCTGCTCGACTACGACTTCGACGCATACCGCGCGAAGTACAAGGATCACGCGAACGTCGAGTTCGTGATTCCGCAGGAAGGCACGATCGCGGTGCCGTACGTGATGAGTCTCGTGAAGGGCGCACCGCACGACGCGAACGGCAGGAAGGTGCTCGATTTCGTGCTGTCCGACGAAGGCCAGAAGCTGTGGGCGAACGCCTATCTGCGCCCGGTGCGCGCGCAGGCGATGAGCGCCGACGTCGCGTCGAAGTTCCTGCCGGCGAGCGACTATGCGCGCGCGAAGGCCGTCGACTTCGGCAAGATGGCCGCCGGCCAGCAGGCATTCGGCCAGCAGTACCTGCAGGTGATGCAGTAA
- a CDS encoding substrate-binding domain-containing protein — protein MTSTIKDVAALAGFSIATVSRAINAPHTVSPATLQTIRTAIDTLQFRPSPLGRQLRGERTRLVGVVVPTLSNPVFADCLQGIDALATAAGFKLILMTTEYDAARERHAIETLREQRVEGLILTVADADTHPLLDMLDHEGPHYVLMHNDTQRRPSVSVDNRSAAYDGVRLLTARGHRRVLMLAGSLAASDRARQRHLGYAQALEESGVATLPPVEVDFNAPELPDAVLAHLTAHATRPTALFCSNDLLAMVVMRGLRRAGFSIPDDLSVLGFDGIAIGELLAPPLASVATPNRDIGRHAWQRLVECIGGTAIDRTSLILPHVVRDGATVATITPADLRAREA, from the coding sequence ATGACCTCGACCATCAAGGATGTCGCTGCCCTCGCGGGCTTCTCGATCGCCACCGTCTCGCGCGCGATCAACGCACCGCATACCGTCAGCCCCGCCACGCTGCAGACCATCCGCACCGCGATCGACACGCTGCAATTCCGCCCGAGCCCGCTCGGCCGGCAACTGCGCGGCGAGCGCACGCGGCTCGTCGGCGTCGTCGTGCCGACGCTGTCAAATCCCGTGTTCGCCGACTGCCTGCAAGGCATCGACGCGCTCGCGACCGCGGCCGGCTTCAAGCTGATCCTGATGACGACCGAATACGATGCGGCGCGCGAGCGTCACGCGATCGAGACGCTGCGCGAGCAGCGCGTCGAAGGGCTGATCCTCACCGTCGCCGACGCGGACACGCACCCGCTGCTCGACATGCTCGACCACGAAGGCCCGCACTACGTGCTGATGCACAACGACACGCAGCGCCGCCCGTCGGTGTCGGTCGACAACCGCAGCGCCGCCTATGACGGCGTGCGGCTGCTGACCGCGCGCGGCCACCGCCGCGTGCTGATGCTGGCCGGCTCGCTCGCCGCGTCGGATCGCGCACGCCAGCGCCATCTCGGCTATGCGCAGGCACTCGAGGAAAGCGGCGTTGCCACGCTGCCGCCGGTCGAAGTCGACTTCAACGCGCCCGAGCTGCCCGACGCGGTGCTCGCGCATCTCACCGCACATGCGACGCGCCCGACCGCCCTCTTCTGCAGCAACGACCTGCTCGCGATGGTCGTGATGCGCGGCCTGCGCCGTGCGGGCTTCTCGATCCCCGACGACCTGTCGGTGCTCGGCTTCGACGGGATCGCGATCGGCGAATTGCTCGCGCCGCCGCTCGCGAGCGTCGCGACGCCGAACCGCGACATCGGCCGCCACGCATGGCAACGCCTCGTCGAATGCATCGGCGGCACGGCAATCGATCGTACGTCGCTGATCCTGCCGCACGTGGTGCGCGACGGCGCGACGGTCGCGACGATCACGCCGGCCGACCTGCGCGCACGCGAAGCCTGA
- a CDS encoding M48 family metallopeptidase codes for MNVRELQNKKERVYHWLMVVIGVVLWVVIAKLVGDYWEHPKFGGTIHMYVGYAVAFIAFRWIAGVMYRAIAFGNMVLLGPSQFPQIHAMVVAAAKEVGLSEPPKTFIYNSNGLFNAFARRILGGRYVFLTSALVQANNDAQVRFVIGHEIGHHAAGHLNPWMNFVKLPAHIVPFLGKAYSRAREYTCDSIGAYLSKDAHASRSALQMLGCGCQRLNESMNCEVFAAQEDSVPPISGFLVEICRTHPRLTRRVSAIDAWSRYAGDVGDGEPTFNLEKPAIQQ; via the coding sequence ATGAACGTTAGAGAGCTTCAAAACAAAAAGGAGCGTGTGTATCACTGGCTCATGGTTGTAATTGGAGTCGTTCTCTGGGTGGTGATTGCGAAATTGGTGGGGGACTACTGGGAGCACCCGAAATTCGGCGGGACGATTCATATGTACGTTGGATACGCTGTCGCGTTTATAGCGTTCCGTTGGATTGCCGGGGTGATGTACCGCGCGATCGCATTTGGAAACATGGTGCTGCTTGGCCCGTCCCAGTTTCCTCAGATCCATGCGATGGTGGTGGCCGCAGCGAAGGAGGTTGGTCTCAGTGAGCCGCCGAAAACGTTCATATACAACTCAAATGGGTTGTTCAATGCATTTGCCCGACGTATCTTGGGTGGTCGCTATGTCTTTCTGACATCGGCGCTCGTCCAGGCAAATAACGATGCCCAGGTGCGTTTCGTGATCGGGCACGAAATTGGGCATCATGCAGCCGGGCATCTGAACCCATGGATGAATTTCGTCAAACTCCCGGCGCACATCGTTCCATTTTTGGGCAAGGCGTACTCGCGGGCGAGAGAGTACACCTGCGACAGCATCGGGGCGTACCTGTCGAAAGATGCCCATGCATCCCGAAGTGCGTTGCAAATGCTTGGATGCGGGTGTCAAAGGCTGAATGAATCCATGAATTGCGAGGTGTTCGCTGCGCAAGAGGACAGCGTACCTCCGATTTCCGGATTTCTTGTCGAGATTTGCAGGACTCATCCGCGTCTGACGCGACGTGTTTCGGCA